The Chlamydiota bacterium genome has a window encoding:
- the radA gene encoding DNA repair protein RadA, which produces MKVKTLFACTSCGAQFHKWCGQCALCNEWNTVEEQFPAVPKQQASTPLPISQVEIKEDVRFSSGFEDVDRVLGGGFVQGSFVLVGGEPGIGKSTLLLQIAHHLALSGKTVLYVSGEESVSQISLRAKRLGALSDNLLIFNEIQYETICYQIETIKPNLVIIDSIQVLQCQNALSSPGSVAQVRELASKFMQLSKSLNITHIIIGHVTKSGEIAGPRMLEHLVDCVLYFEGETKQQYRFLRGVKNRFGSIHELAVFEMKTKGLEEVKNPSSLCIQHRGTNSGACISCVVEGSRAVLLEIQALVAPTHFPSPMRKTQGFDHNRLSLLLAVMEKKLGLRLFTYDIFVSIAGGLKVQDPALDLSVCMAILSSLKNKRIDPLTLVIGEVGLSNEIRAVDNVEKRLKEAKNLGFQKVILPKQKVDESFKQSLELISLERLDTIVSTFFH; this is translated from the coding sequence ATGAAAGTTAAAACCCTTTTTGCATGCACAAGTTGTGGTGCTCAGTTTCACAAATGGTGTGGGCAATGCGCGCTTTGCAATGAGTGGAACACGGTAGAAGAGCAGTTTCCTGCAGTTCCCAAACAACAAGCAAGCACACCGCTTCCCATCTCTCAAGTAGAAATTAAAGAGGATGTGCGCTTTTCGTCCGGCTTTGAAGATGTCGATCGTGTGTTAGGTGGTGGATTTGTCCAAGGTTCTTTTGTGCTTGTCGGTGGTGAGCCTGGCATTGGAAAATCGACTCTGCTTTTGCAAATTGCGCATCATTTGGCTCTAAGTGGCAAAACGGTGCTCTACGTATCTGGAGAAGAATCTGTGTCACAGATTTCACTGCGCGCAAAACGTCTAGGTGCCTTATCGGACAATTTGCTCATTTTTAATGAAATACAATATGAGACTATTTGTTATCAGATTGAAACCATCAAACCCAATCTTGTGATTATCGATTCGATCCAAGTGTTGCAATGCCAAAATGCACTTTCTAGTCCAGGATCTGTGGCCCAAGTCAGAGAGTTGGCGTCTAAATTCATGCAACTTTCAAAAAGCTTGAATATCACACATATTATCATTGGCCATGTGACCAAATCGGGAGAGATTGCCGGACCACGTATGTTAGAGCATCTTGTCGATTGTGTGCTCTATTTTGAAGGAGAAACCAAACAACAATACCGTTTTTTGCGTGGAGTGAAAAATCGCTTTGGCTCAATCCACGAATTGGCAGTGTTTGAAATGAAAACGAAGGGATTAGAAGAGGTCAAGAACCCTTCGAGTTTATGTATCCAACATCGGGGCACAAATAGTGGAGCATGCATCAGCTGTGTTGTTGAAGGGTCTCGGGCCGTGCTTTTAGAAATCCAAGCGCTTGTTGCACCCACGCATTTTCCCTCTCCTATGCGCAAAACCCAAGGATTTGATCACAACAGACTCTCGCTTTTGCTCGCTGTGATGGAAAAAAAGCTAGGGCTTAGATTGTTTACCTACGATATCTTTGTCTCCATTGCAGGAGGCTTGAAAGTCCAAGATCCTGCACTTGATTTGAGCGTGTGCATGGCGATTCTATCTTCGCTTAAAAACAAACGTATCGATCCTTTAACCCTTGTGATTGGAGAGGTAGGACTATCGAACGAAATTCGTGCTGTGGACAACGTGGAAAAAAGACTCAAAGAAGCAAAAAACCTAGGATTTCAAAAGGTGATTTTACCTAAACAAAAGGTAGACGAAAGCTTTAAACAAAGTCTTGAATTGATTTCCTTAGAAAGACTCGACACAATCGTCTCTACTTTTTTTCATTAA
- the sodA gene encoding Superoxide dismutase [Mn], translating to MAGAEKFEINVPNRAILPDLPYDYNALEPVISKEIMELHHKKHHNAYVTKFNEALDQLEDAQAKGDFQKIIQLEPALRFNGGGHLNHSIFWTNLAPRDKGGGQLKEGALKKEIEKTFGSLEKFQDEFNTKTALIQGSGWGWLGYSQKRKGLYITTCPNQDPLVIKNLIPLLGIDVWEHAYYLQYKNMRPDYLKAIWDIVNWENVQERYQQALELN from the coding sequence ATGGCAGGAGCAGAAAAATTTGAAATCAATGTCCCAAATCGTGCAATTTTGCCCGATTTACCCTATGATTATAATGCGCTAGAACCTGTGATCTCTAAGGAGATTATGGAGTTGCATCATAAAAAACATCACAACGCCTATGTAACCAAATTTAACGAAGCATTAGATCAATTAGAAGATGCCCAAGCAAAGGGGGATTTTCAAAAAATTATCCAACTCGAACCTGCCTTAAGATTCAATGGAGGTGGGCATCTCAACCATTCCATTTTTTGGACTAATCTTGCCCCTAGAGATAAAGGCGGCGGTCAGTTAAAAGAAGGTGCACTCAAAAAAGAGATCGAAAAAACGTTTGGCTCTTTAGAAAAATTTCAAGACGAATTCAATACAAAAACAGCGTTGATTCAAGGCTCTGGATGGGGATGGTTGGGGTATTCTCAAAAAAGAAAAGGGCTTTATATCACAACGTGTCCAAACCAAGATCCCTTAGTAATAAAAAATTTAATCCCCCTTTTAGGGATCGATGTGTGGGAGCATGCCTACTATTTACAATACAAAAATATGCGTCCTGACTACCTAAAAGCGATTTGGGATATTGTAAACTGGGAAAATGTCCAAGAGCGCTATCAACAAGCTTTGGAATTGAATTGA
- the rnc gene encoding Ribonuclease 3, with protein MHINTEEIEKVLGYDFKNKDLLIQAFIHKSYLNENACSFEDNERLEFLGDAILNAIVTAYLFTQFSQMPEGKLSHFRAKLICTTSNAEYMQMLGLEMHLLKGKGEHLEVRGALSLTANLFEAIIGALFLDAGFEIAERFILQHFEKKMHEFLKKPDENFKALLQHYTQKNFNQKPTYVLQQEKGKEHQKEFFVQAFVDDQELGLGMGKNKKQAEQNAAENALENIAQIEEDYES; from the coding sequence ATGCACATAAATACTGAAGAAATTGAAAAGGTTCTTGGCTATGATTTCAAAAATAAGGACCTGTTGATCCAAGCCTTTATTCATAAATCTTATTTGAATGAAAACGCGTGCTCATTTGAAGATAATGAACGCTTGGAATTTTTAGGCGACGCCATTTTAAACGCCATTGTCACCGCGTACCTTTTTACTCAATTTAGTCAAATGCCAGAAGGCAAGTTATCGCATTTTCGAGCCAAACTTATTTGTACAACATCCAATGCTGAATATATGCAGATGCTTGGGTTAGAGATGCATTTGCTCAAAGGAAAAGGCGAGCATCTTGAAGTAAGAGGAGCATTGTCTTTGACAGCCAACCTTTTTGAAGCAATTATCGGGGCGCTTTTTTTAGATGCGGGTTTTGAAATAGCAGAACGTTTTATCCTTCAACATTTTGAAAAGAAAATGCATGAATTTTTAAAAAAACCCGATGAAAATTTCAAAGCCCTTTTGCAGCACTACACGCAAAAAAACTTCAACCAAAAGCCAACCTATGTGTTGCAACAAGAAAAAGGAAAAGAGCACCAAAAAGAGTTTTTTGTTCAAGCTTTTGTCGATGACCAAGAATTGGGTTTGGGAATGGGAAAAAACAAAAAACAGGCCGAGCAAAATGCTGCCGAAAATGCCTTAGAAAACATCGCACAGATTGAGGAAGATTATGAAAGTTAA